A single Halarcobacter anaerophilus DNA region contains:
- a CDS encoding paraquat-inducible protein A: MVLISCKNCHKVYEKEDYTPFVCDRCKYKVRKRKKNSLQISFALVISAMFLYIPAMVYPIMDITQLGVDNESTIIEGIISFLDYKDYFIALVILVASVLIPLIKLVGLFVIFLSLIISNKMENRTKLMIYKTIELIGKWSMIDIYVVALLASIVQLGELFSIKGGLAATSFTLVVVLTMIAANSFDTRIIWDKKENDGK; the protein is encoded by the coding sequence ATGGTTTTAATATCGTGTAAAAACTGCCATAAAGTGTATGAAAAAGAGGATTACACTCCTTTTGTTTGTGATAGATGTAAATATAAAGTAAGAAAAAGAAAAAAGAACTCACTTCAAATTTCATTTGCTTTGGTTATTTCTGCAATGTTTCTTTATATACCTGCTATGGTTTATCCTATAATGGATATTACTCAATTAGGGGTTGATAATGAAAGCACTATTATAGAAGGGATTATCAGCTTCTTAGATTATAAAGACTATTTTATTGCTTTAGTTATTTTAGTAGCTAGTGTGTTGATTCCTCTTATAAAACTTGTGGGTTTATTTGTGATTTTTTTATCCTTGATAATCTCAAACAAGATGGAAAACAGAACAAAATTGATGATATACAAAACAATCGAATTAATAGGAAAATGGTCTATGATTGATATTTATGTAGTTGCTCTGCTTGCATCAATCGTTCAATTAGGAGAACTATTTAGTATAAAAGGCGGGCTTGCTGCAACTTCTTTTACTCTGGTTGTAGTTTTAACAATGATTGCCGCAAATAGTTTTGATACTAGAATTATTTGGGACAAAAAGGAAAATGATGGAAAATGA
- a CDS encoding paraquat-inducible protein A — translation MKEKELKNIVECEHCGLFVDISEKKEDNLLKCPRCNTKLPLTNSYSFDALYYCISAFFVFILLNIYPLVSISIVGKDLKTTLIDTVLILYKEGFFFVSFVILFTIILSPLCSMFIIIYSFIHNHTRFELFPNYYIYNLFHFFKNWSFIDVFIVSIIVTYIKLIGMVSTTKFDIGFYLILFYLFLFYMANRKFNIKKVFEEK, via the coding sequence ATGAAAGAAAAAGAGCTTAAAAATATTGTAGAGTGCGAACATTGCGGACTTTTTGTAGATATTTCCGAAAAAAAAGAGGATAATTTATTAAAATGCCCCAGATGCAATACAAAACTTCCTTTGACTAATAGCTACAGTTTTGATGCTTTATATTATTGTATTTCCGCTTTTTTTGTTTTTATTTTATTAAATATTTATCCTTTGGTCTCTATTTCAATAGTAGGCAAGGATCTTAAAACTACTTTGATTGATACGGTTTTAATTCTTTATAAAGAGGGCTTCTTTTTTGTATCTTTCGTAATTTTATTTACTATTATTCTCTCCCCTCTTTGCAGTATGTTTATCATCATCTACTCTTTTATTCACAACCATACGAGATTTGAACTTTTTCCCAACTATTATATTTACAATTTGTTTCACTTTTTTAAAAACTGGAGTTTTATTGATGTTTTTATCGTAAGTATTATAGTAACATATATAAAACTAATAGGAATGGTTTCAACTACAAAGTTTGATATCGGGTTTTATCTAATCCTTTTTTATCTGTTTTTATTTTATATGGCAAATAGAAAATTTAATATAAAAAAAGTTTTTGAAGAGAAATAA
- the ruvB gene encoding Holliday junction branch migration DNA helicase RuvB encodes MERVVEVEQISFEDESAEVNLRPSSWDDYIGQEKIKKNLKVFIEASKKRGEALDHILFYGPPGLGKTTLSYLISSEMNSNIKVTAGPMIEKSGDLAAILTNLEEGDILFIDEIHRLSPAVEEILYPAMEDYRLDIIIGSGPAAQTVKIDLPRFTLIGATTRAGMLSNPLRERFGMHFRMQFYDHEELAKIIQKASVKLNKNCEDDAALEISKRSRGTPRVALRLLRRVRDFSEVENENMIHLKRCKYALDELGVNESGFDEMDINLLELLVSNRGKPMGLSTIAAALSEDEGTIEDAIEPYLLANGFIERTARGRVASVKTYELFRLSYPNSEKLDDEGRLF; translated from the coding sequence ATGGAAAGAGTTGTAGAAGTAGAACAGATATCTTTTGAAGATGAAAGTGCGGAAGTAAATTTAAGACCTTCATCGTGGGATGATTATATAGGTCAAGAAAAGATCAAAAAAAATTTAAAAGTATTTATAGAAGCTTCAAAAAAAAGAGGTGAAGCTTTGGATCATATTCTGTTTTACGGACCTCCGGGTCTTGGAAAAACAACTCTGTCTTATCTAATTTCAAGTGAAATGAACTCAAATATAAAAGTTACTGCAGGACCGATGATTGAAAAAAGCGGTGATTTAGCTGCAATATTAACGAACCTTGAAGAGGGAGATATTTTATTTATCGATGAAATTCATAGATTAAGTCCCGCCGTAGAAGAGATCCTTTATCCTGCTATGGAAGATTACAGGCTTGATATTATTATAGGTTCGGGACCTGCGGCACAAACCGTAAAAATTGATTTACCGAGATTTACACTAATTGGGGCAACTACTAGAGCAGGAATGTTAAGCAATCCTTTAAGAGAGAGATTCGGTATGCATTTTAGGATGCAGTTTTATGACCACGAAGAGTTGGCAAAAATCATCCAAAAAGCATCAGTAAAACTTAATAAAAACTGTGAAGATGATGCGGCATTGGAAATTTCAAAAAGAAGCAGAGGAACACCAAGGGTTGCATTAAGACTTCTAAGACGGGTAAGGGATTTTTCCGAGGTTGAAAATGAAAATATGATTCATCTTAAAAGATGTAAATATGCTTTGGATGAATTGGGAGTAAACGAATCAGGTTTTGATGAAATGGATATAAATCTATTAGAACTATTAGTTTCAAATAGAGGTAAACCTATGGGATTGTCTACTATTGCAGCAGCTTTAAGTGAAGATGAAGGAACTATAGAAGATGCCATAGAACCTTATTTGCTTGCGAACGGGTTTATTGAAAGAACGGCAAGAGGAAGAGTTGCCTCAGTAAAAACCTATGAACTTTTCAGACTCTCTTATCCAAATAGTGAAAAACTAGATGACGAAGGAAGGCTTTTTTGA
- a CDS encoding AI-2E family transporter, producing the protein MRPQYFLIALTIVTIFFMLQLFDPFLKPLFVALLLAVATNSLNIYFKHHISNNFLSTSLITILLTTIFFVPVLYCIFSFATLINKIDQKALVEIFNVTKNWVENIPDDFIFFKDQLTNMLEKIDIPSLIQNLFSFGAFLGKNSAKFIIDMVMILIFFFFFTFYSTGLAHYFKEALPLKMEDSNALFYESSNVMSVVLYSILATAVLEGFLFGIFVSFFDYDGILLGVLYGFASLVPVVGGMIMWLPVAIYEIFAGSSANAIAIALYSIIVISVIADTFIKPIIIKYINKRIVRTPTKVNELLIFFAIVAGLSTFGFWGMIIGPAMVTFFISLMQLLKKFSDDFYSFEQTVENRK; encoded by the coding sequence TTGAGACCGCAGTATTTCTTAATAGCTTTAACGATTGTAACAATATTTTTTATGTTGCAACTTTTCGATCCTTTTTTAAAGCCGCTTTTTGTTGCCCTGCTTCTTGCTGTTGCGACGAACTCTTTAAATATATATTTTAAACACCATATTTCAAACAACTTTTTATCGACAAGTTTAATTACGATACTTCTTACAACAATATTTTTTGTTCCTGTTTTGTATTGTATCTTTTCTTTTGCTACGTTAATTAATAAAATTGATCAAAAAGCTTTGGTCGAGATATTTAATGTTACAAAAAACTGGGTAGAAAATATACCTGATGATTTTATCTTTTTTAAAGATCAATTAACCAATATGCTTGAAAAAATCGATATTCCTTCACTTATTCAAAACCTCTTCTCTTTCGGGGCTTTTTTGGGAAAAAATTCTGCTAAGTTTATAATTGATATGGTAATGATTTTGATATTTTTCTTCTTTTTTACTTTTTACAGTACAGGATTAGCCCACTACTTTAAAGAGGCTCTGCCTTTAAAAATGGAAGATTCAAATGCACTGTTTTACGAATCTTCAAATGTTATGAGCGTAGTTTTGTACTCAATTTTGGCAACTGCCGTGTTAGAAGGTTTTTTATTTGGAATTTTTGTCTCATTTTTTGATTATGACGGTATTTTACTTGGAGTTTTATACGGCTTTGCCTCTTTAGTTCCCGTTGTAGGAGGAATGATTATGTGGCTTCCTGTTGCGATATATGAAATTTTTGCGGGAAGTAGTGCAAATGCTATTGCTATAGCTCTTTACTCAATTATCGTAATCTCGGTTATTGCAGATACTTTCATAAAACCGATTATAATAAAATATATAAATAAAAGAATAGTTAGAACACCTACAAAAGTAAATGAACTTTTAATCTTCTTTGCAATTGTTGCAGGACTTTCAACTTTTGGATTTTGGGGAATGATTATAGGACCTGCAATGGTAACTTTTTTTATCTCTCTTATGCAGCTTCTTAAAAAATTCAGCGATGATTTTTATAGTTTTGAGCAGACAGTTGAGAATAGGAAATAA
- the panB gene encoding 3-methyl-2-oxobutanoate hydroxymethyltransferase, which yields MSIIKNDFEKMNITKIKKSKNNKKLTVITAYDALFAKLFKNIADMILVGDSLNMSFAGKPDTLSATLDQMIYHTNAVCNGASDAFVIMDMPFGTYNNKKEALENAVKVYAQTKAAAIKVEGGKDRAEIIEHLTKNSIAVMGHIGLMPQYVRSEGGYKVRGKTKEDKEKLIKDALAVEKAGAFAIVIEGTMSDVAKEISQAVKIPTIGIGAGKDTDGQVLVWSDMLGFFEEFKPKFVRHYLNGAALVKEAVGKYRNDVQDSTFPAKEEEY from the coding sequence ATGAGTATTATAAAAAATGATTTCGAAAAAATGAATATAACAAAAATAAAAAAATCTAAAAACAATAAAAAACTGACTGTAATCACTGCATATGATGCACTTTTCGCCAAACTTTTTAAAAATATTGCAGATATGATTTTAGTAGGGGACAGTTTAAATATGAGTTTTGCAGGAAAGCCCGACACTCTTTCTGCAACGCTAGATCAAATGATTTATCATACAAACGCCGTTTGTAACGGAGCTTCGGATGCTTTTGTCATAATGGATATGCCTTTTGGAACATATAACAATAAAAAAGAGGCTTTGGAAAATGCAGTAAAAGTTTATGCACAAACAAAAGCTGCGGCAATTAAAGTAGAAGGCGGTAAAGATAGAGCAGAGATAATAGAACATCTAACTAAAAACTCTATTGCCGTAATGGGTCATATAGGATTAATGCCCCAATACGTAAGAAGTGAAGGCGGATATAAAGTAAGAGGAAAAACAAAAGAGGATAAAGAAAAACTAATAAAAGATGCCTTAGCAGTAGAAAAAGCGGGAGCCTTTGCAATAGTTATTGAAGGAACAATGTCTGATGTGGCAAAAGAGATTTCACAAGCAGTAAAAATACCTACAATAGGAATTGGAGCGGGGAAAGATACCGATGGTCAGGTTTTAGTCTGGTCAGATATGTTAGGGTTTTTTGAAGAGTTTAAACCTAAATTCGTAAGACACTATCTAAACGGAGCTGCATTAGTAAAAGAGGCTGTAGGAAAATACAGAAATGATGTGCAAGATTCTACTTTCCCTGCAAAAGAAGAAGAGTATTAA
- a CDS encoding ferredoxin-thioredoxin reductase catalytic domain-containing protein: MIKKIDIESEEFQTELELTKQFTDNVCEKYNFVYNPEDDVNESIQMGLTRNKMIYGKRYCPCFMVIGNTQEERDKEENRLCPCTPALTKEIPAQGHCHCAIFCTPEYVDEVTKEEIPSIDEQKHSMGLSKEQCQELLKKSQLNANEIEALLEARSLGYVDFLLVDTREWMEWVGGRIKGTDYLVPTTSFYQSLEQIEDKKEIPIILYCHSGSRSAYCQKIMLNSGYKNVINFDYGIMTYQGDIISGEE, encoded by the coding sequence ATGATAAAAAAAATTGATATAGAGAGTGAAGAATTTCAGACTGAACTAGAACTGACAAAACAATTTACCGATAATGTTTGCGAAAAATATAATTTTGTTTATAATCCGGAAGATGATGTAAATGAATCAATTCAAATGGGACTTACAAGAAATAAAATGATTTACGGTAAAAGATACTGTCCCTGTTTTATGGTAATAGGAAATACTCAAGAAGAGAGAGACAAAGAAGAGAACAGACTTTGTCCCTGTACTCCTGCTTTAACAAAAGAGATTCCTGCTCAAGGACATTGTCACTGTGCGATTTTTTGTACACCTGAATATGTAGATGAGGTTACAAAAGAAGAGATTCCTTCAATAGATGAGCAAAAACACTCAATGGGACTTTCAAAAGAGCAGTGCCAAGAGTTGTTAAAAAAATCACAATTAAATGCAAATGAAATTGAAGCCTTACTTGAAGCTAGAAGTTTAGGCTATGTGGATTTTCTTTTAGTTGACACAAGAGAGTGGATGGAATGGGTAGGAGGAAGAATCAAAGGAACCGATTATTTAGTTCCTACAACATCTTTTTATCAATCTTTAGAACAAATTGAAGATAAAAAAGAGATACCTATTATTTTATACTGTCACAGCGGAAGCAGAAGTGCATATTGTCAAAAAATTATGTTAAATTCAGGCTACAAAAATGTTATAAACTTTGATTACGGAATTATGACTTATCAAGGTGATATTATTTCAGGAGAAGAATAG